In Cytophagia bacterium CHB2, one genomic interval encodes:
- a CDS encoding TolC family protein, with protein sequence MKHIHPVACLFFLLGFSIVAIPQETKSTQTLTLQQAVARALENYPALHIQRYEIEQALGQKTTAGLLPNPVLSYYKEDLDLSGQKGGEEIFSTGLPLNFLWNRWPQVNAANAQVEAENLSLANVQRLVKFEAQKAFVECYYAAQSYEAWHKAAAVFQQAATAGKIRLTDGDISGYEQQRIALEHQRYQKAASEAQAEFINGQRRLAFLLDPTQSEMQFELIGVKSDFHNNDFQDNTIGRSESPTSPAPNFEKLLAHALQNRPDLQAARAMSRSKQAALSAAKWQRLPQASVSAGYKKQVDDFKGAVVQVNLGFPLFDRNQGEVRSARAAHEQQITATGLLEKQIALEVRQAYDRYRLYGELLDARAVEQPESVLLIAQFSYAEGEMSLIELLDGVRAYSEAFQTRFDLLLKYQLSMFELEKVAATVIWTQN encoded by the coding sequence TTGAAGCATATTCACCCCGTCGCTTGCCTTTTTTTCTTGCTTGGATTTTCCATTGTTGCAATTCCACAAGAGACGAAGTCGACGCAAACTTTAACCCTGCAACAGGCCGTTGCGCGCGCGCTGGAAAATTATCCGGCATTGCACATTCAGCGTTATGAGATCGAGCAGGCGTTGGGACAGAAAACCACCGCCGGTCTGTTGCCCAATCCCGTGCTTTCCTATTACAAAGAAGACCTCGATCTCAGCGGACAGAAAGGCGGTGAAGAGATCTTTTCCACCGGCCTACCGCTGAATTTTCTATGGAATCGTTGGCCGCAAGTGAATGCGGCAAACGCCCAAGTTGAGGCAGAGAACCTCTCTCTTGCCAATGTGCAACGTCTCGTCAAATTCGAGGCGCAAAAAGCGTTTGTCGAATGCTACTACGCCGCACAAAGTTACGAAGCTTGGCATAAAGCAGCCGCCGTTTTCCAGCAGGCCGCGACTGCCGGCAAAATTCGTTTGACCGATGGCGACATCTCCGGTTACGAACAGCAGCGCATCGCGCTCGAACATCAACGCTACCAAAAGGCCGCCAGCGAAGCGCAGGCGGAATTCATCAACGGCCAGCGACGACTGGCTTTTCTGCTCGACCCGACGCAGAGCGAGATGCAGTTTGAGCTAATCGGCGTGAAGTCGGACTTTCACAACAACGATTTTCAAGACAACACAATAGGCCGAAGTGAAAGTCCGACTTCGCCCGCTCCTAATTTTGAAAAGCTGCTTGCCCACGCGCTGCAAAATCGTCCCGATCTGCAAGCGGCGCGTGCCATGTCGCGCAGCAAACAAGCGGCATTGAGCGCGGCCAAATGGCAACGTTTGCCGCAGGCCAGCGTTTCCGCCGGTTACAAAAAGCAGGTAGATGATTTCAAAGGCGCGGTGGTGCAGGTCAATCTCGGCTTTCCGCTCTTCGACCGCAATCAAGGCGAAGTGCGCAGCGCCCGCGCCGCTCATGAGCAACAGATCACGGCAACGGGTTTGTTGGAAAAACAAATCGCGCTGGAAGTGCGCCAAGCTTACGACCGCTATCGCCTCTACGGTGAATTGTTGGACGCACGCGCCGTCGAACAGCCGGAATCCGTGCTGCTGATCGCACAGTTCTCGTATGCCGAGGGTGAAATGTCGCTCATCGAATTGCTTGACGGCGTGCGCGCTTACAGCGAAGCCTTTCAAACCCGATTTGATTTATTGTTAAAATATCAACTGAGCATGTTCGAATTGGAGAAAGTCGCCGCAACCGTGATCTGGACACAAAATTGA